In a genomic window of Salvia hispanica cultivar TCC Black 2014 unplaced genomic scaffold, UniMelb_Shisp_WGS_1.0 HiC_scaffold_896, whole genome shotgun sequence:
- the LOC125200301 gene encoding probable purine permease 10, with product MGEAHQDINGLKPESAPAVETSPEEITTKPLTKRYKWWLKMLVYSFFVLAGQSVGTILGRVYYDNGGKSNWMATLVQVIGFPVLIPFQFFTTTNNNNFHDNDTNLIINTRRQKLHLAAFYVAIGIFLAVDCMLYSIGLQYLPVTTYTLLCASQLGFNAVFSLFLNRQRFTPFIINSLFLLTVSSALLVFEPDTATGGPTKISKRKYAIGFICTLAASAGYAIMLSLTQLAFQHLIKRETTRAIVDMTVYQNLVATVAIVAGLFAAGDWRRLGAEMEGFKTGRVSYVMNLFWTAVSWQVFGVGCIGLIFKVSSLFSNVISILGLPAAPVLAVIFIGDRLTGLKAVSMLLAVWGFVSYIYQHYLDDRKRKELERSGSDGGVELPLVDERASPVTS from the exons ATGGGCGAAGCTCACCAAGACATCAATG GTCTGAAACCAGAATCAGCACCAGCAGTTGAGACCTCACCAGAAGAAATCACCACGAAACCTCTAACAAAAAGGTACAAATGGTGGCTGAAAATGCTCGTCTACTCCTTCTTCGTCCTCGCCGGCCAGTCCGTGGGAACCATCCTCGGCCGTGTCTACTACGACAACGGCGGCAAGAGCAACTGGATGGCCACACTCGTCCAAGTCATCGGCTTCCCCGTCCTCATCCCCTTCCAATTCTTCACCACCACCAATAACAACAACTttcacgataacgacacgaacctgATCATCAACACGCGCCGCCAGAAGCTCCACCTGGCGGCGTTCTACGTGGCCATCGGCATCTTCCTGGCAGTCGACTGCATGCTCTACTCCATCGGGCTGCAGTACCTCCCCGTGACCACCTACACCCTCCTCTGCGCCAGCCAGCTCGGCTTCAACGCCGTCTTCTCCCTCTTCCTCAACCGCCAGCGCTTCACCCCTTTCATCATCAACTCCCTCTTCCTCCTCACCGTCTCCTCCGCCCTCCTCGTCTTCGAACCCGACACTGCCACAGGCGGTCCCACCAAAATCTCCAAGCGGAAATACGCAATCGGATTCATATGCACCCTCGCGGCCTCCGCCGGCTACGCGATCATGCTGTCGCTCACGCAGCTGGCGTTTCAGCATCTGATCAAGAGGGAAACCACACGCGCGATCGTCGACATGACCGTCTACCAGAACCTGGTGGCCACCGTCGCGATCGTCGCCGGGCTGTTCGCGGCCGGAGACTGGCGGCGCCTGGGGGCGGAGATGGAGGGGTTCAAGACGGGGAGGGTTTCGTATGTGATGAATCTGTTTTGGACGGCGGTGTCGTGGCAGGTGTTCGGGGTGGGGTGTATTGGGCTGATCTTTAAGGTTTCGTCGTTGTTTTCGAATGTGATCAGCATTTTGGGGCTGCCGGCGGCGCCGGTGCTGGCGGTGATCTTTATCGGGGACAGGCTGACCGGGCTGAAGGCAGTGTCGATGCTGCTGGCGGTGTGGGGGTTCGTGTCCTACATCTACCAGCATTATCTTGATGATCGGAAGaggaaggaattggagagatcaGGAAGCGATGGTGGTGTGGAGCTTCCTCTTGTTGATGAAAGAGCATCTCCGGTTACATCTTAg